The Amycolatopsis endophytica genome includes the window GTCCTTGTTCGAGCCACGCATACCAGGTCGACCCGACGTTGGCGAGAACCGCGACTTCCTCGCGGCGCAGGCCCGTGACCCGGCGCCGGCCACCACCACGGGGCAGTCCCACGTCCTCGGGGGAGAGCCGGTCGCGCCGCGCGCGCAGGTAGGCGCCCAGCTCGCGAGAACGTGGATTGGACATGGTACCGATCGTCCCACGGTGAGCCGGGGTGAACGTGGTGGTGCGGCCACCAGCGTCACGGCGCTCTGGGTCGTGGCGCGCAGGCCCTCCAGTGTGGATGCTTCCGGGAACCCGATGCGTTCCCCGCCATTCACCGGGAAGGATCATCCTTGATCAAAATGGTCATCACGCTGAAGCGACGCCAGGGCATGACCCACGAGGAGTTCAAGCACTACCAGCAGACCATCCACCGGCCACTGCTCATGTCGATCCCCGAATCGGATCGATACCTCCGCCGGTTCGTGGTCTCCTACCCCGTTCCAGCGCCCCGATACCCCGAACCCGACTACGATTCGGTGGTCGAGGCCTGGTTCGACACCATGGCCGACCTCGAATCCCTGTATTTCAGTGACAACTTCCGACAGATCGTCGACCCGGACCACGCGAACTTCATCGACCTGTCGGCGTTCGGGCGGATCATCTGCGAAGAGGTCGTGGGCGCAGGCTGAACTGGGGGGAATCGCGGGAGGAGGCAGGCGGCCGCCGTGGGGACCGGTGTCCGGCAGGTTCGTGTCGGGCGTGCCAGGTTCTGGACGGGTGACCGATTCCACCTGCATACCGCCGGACCCGCCGTGCGCGACGTCCTTCATGGACAGTTCGTCGAGATCACCGGTGATCGCGGCCGAACCGATCGTGCCGGCCACACTGACCACGAGCTTTCGTCGGTCTACAAGCGAGTGACCGACTCCTCGACCGGGGTGTTGCCCGCCACCAGTTCGAGCGTGCGGCGGAACGCGCGCGGCTCTTCGAAGAGCGCGACCAGCACGGCGGCGACGTCCTCACGCGGGATCTCGCCGTAGTCGACGCTCTCGGCCAGGTGGACTTCGCCGGTGGCGGGCTCGTCGGTCAGGCGACCGGGGCGCAGGATGGTCCAGTCCAGGTCGCGGGCGCGCAGGTCGTCCTCGGCGGCCTTCTTCGCCCGCAGGTACGTCGCGAACACCTCGTCGGTGCCGGGGCGGTCGGCGCGGTCGACACCCATCGAGCCGATCTGGACGTGCCTGCGGACACCGGCCCGCTCGGCGGCGTCGGCGAAGAGGCGGGCCGCGCCGAGGTCGACGGTCTCCTTGCGGGCCGCGCCGCTGCCGGGGCCTGCTCCCGCCGCGAACACCGCGACATCCGCGCCACGCAGCACCTCGGTGACCTCGTCGACCGGCGCGGACTCCAGGTCGAGCACGACCGGCTCGGCGCTGAGGTCGCGCAGGGCGGCGGCCTGGTCGGCGTTGCGGATGATGCCGACGGCCTCGTCACCGGTGCTCGCCAGCAGGCGCTCCAGGTGACGGGCGATCTTGCCGTGTCCTCCCGCGATCACAACTCGCATGGGACCCACCCTAGGCGCGCCTCAGGCCACCGGCAGATCGTAGGAGGCGAGGAGCTGTTCGTAGACCTGCTCGTTGACCCAGCGGGAGACGGCGTCCTCGGGCAGGAGGATGCGCTCGCGGCGGACGTCGACGTCCAGGTCGACCCGGGCGTCCTCGTCGGCGGTGACCACGGCGACGCCGTAGGAGCGGGCGCGCGGCAGGCAGTTGTCGAGGTAGTCGCGGCTGAGCACGGCCGAGGTCGGCAGCACCACGGCCGCGTCGCCGTAGCGGCTGAACGGGACGGCGGAGGCCATCGCGGTGCGCCAGTGGCGGGCGACGGACAGGACGCCGACGATCTCGGCGGCCGGGGCGGGGGCCGTCGGGGCGAACTCGGGCCACGTCCAGGTGGCGACGGTCGCCCGGTCGGTCACCGGGCCGACGCCCATCGCGATGCGCTCGGCATGGGTGTCGGTGCGCAGCCGCGCCACGACGCACACACGGCGGCCGAGCATCCGCACCTCGGGCAGGACGACGCCGTGCCAGCCCAGCTGGGCGGCGGCGTCGCGGGCCAGCTGGCTGACGCTGGCGGGAAGTTCGATGGGCGGCACCACACGGGTGGGGAACGATCGTCCGCCGGTCACCACCGAGTTTCCGGTGTGCCCTGGTGTAACCGCCACGATCCGCCTCCTCTTACCGCTGGTTCCCTACCCGCACCTCGTGAAAGGAGGCACATGAAAGAGGTACCAGGGGCCGGGCGGTTGATCGGTGGACAATGGGAGCGCCTGCGATCGGCGGCGCTCAACGGTCGGTGACCGGTCGATGAGCGGCATCGGGACTTCAGCCCGACACTGCTTCCGAATGGGTGACGAACCGTTGAGCGGTGTCGCTCCGCGCCCCAGAGTACCGCCGAACGGAGCAATTTTTTCACATTCCACTGTGGACAACGTGGCGATCACGGTAGAAGTTCCCGCCCCGCCACGGACATCAGATCGTCGATCTCGTCGTAGGGAACCACGACCTCCCGGTAGCCGCACGCCATCGGGTAGTTCCGCGCATCGGTCGCAAGGCCGAAGACGACGCCGTCGGCCCGGAAACCCAGCTGCAGCGCGGGCACGTCGAGGATTCCCCAGGGTTGCAGGTCCGACGGCGCGAGCGGGGTGCGCTCGCCGCCGAACGGTTCGCCGCCGTCGCAGTAGCCGCCGGGCGACCGTGCCAGGATCCGCGATTCGAGCACACTCATCGCGTTCTGGTCGTCGGCGACGCCCTCGAAGACGTCGGCCGCGGTGACCATGTCACCGGTCGTCAAATCGACGGTGAGCAGCATCGTGGTGTAGCCGCCGTGGTTGCCGAACTGGCTCGACTCGACCATGAGGTCGTAGCGGACCGAGACCAGCCGCTCGTCCTGGCGGTTGATCGTGGCGTCGTTGGTGACGACCGGGTCCTCCGTCGAGTTGAGCAGCCCGGCGCGCACATAGTCGGTGAAGTCGTCGAGTGGCTTCGCGAGGGCGGCGTTGACCTTTTCCTGCAGGGCCGGATCGCTCAAGCCGCTCGCGTGCGCGTAGCGGGCGTCGACGTGGAAGCCGTCCGCGGCTTCGGTGCGGGTCAGCAGGCTCACCTGCACCGCTTCTTGTTCGGCAGTCGGTGCGGCGCCCACCGGGGGCGTCGCACCGCCGTCGCCGATCACCGCGATGGTGCCGACCACCGCGCCGACGCCGACGGCGACGGCGACCAGTGCGGCGCCGATCTTCGCGCCCACGCTCAGGCCGGTACCGGCCGCCGCGAGTCCGCCCGCGGCTCCCGGCGCGGCCGCCGTTCCCGCGCCGAACAGCGCCAACGGGGACAACGCCAGCAGTGCTCCGGCGCGCTGGGCGAGCCGGCCCCGGCCGCGCTCCTCCCAGTCCGGCCCGTACCCGGCGACCGCCGCGGTCTCCAGCTCGGCGACGAACTCGGCGGCGGCCGACGGGCGCGCGGCGGCGTCCTTCGCCATGCCCCGTGCGACGAGACGGCGGACCGGTTCGGGCAGCATGTCGACCGGGACCGGCGCGTTCTCGTGCAGGTCCCGCAGGTCGTCCGCGGTCGCGCCCTCGAAGGGGCGACGCCCGGTGACGCTCTGGAAGAACACGCAGGTCGCCGCGTACACGTCGGTCGCCGAGGTCGCCGGCGCGCCGTGCCACTGCTCGGGCGCCATGTACGCCGGGGTCCCGACCGGCAGCCCGGCGGTCCCGGCCAGCACGGCAATGCCGAAGTCGACGAGCTTGCTCTCCCTGCCGGGACCGACCAGCACGTTCTCCGGTTTGTAGTCACGGTGCACGACACCGGCCCGGTGCGCGTGGGCGAGCCCCAGCAGCGATCCCTTGAGCACGGCCAGCGCCGCTTCGGGCGGCAGCACGCCGTCGCGGCGGAGCACCTCACGAAGTGGGACGCCGGGAATGGCCTCCATCACAATCGCCACCCCACGCGGGCCCTCGTGAAACTCGTACAGCCGGGTGACGTGCGGGCTGTCCACGCGGCTCAGAAACTCGGCCTCGCGCCGGAACGCGGCCAGCCGCGCCGGGTCGCCCAGGTAGCGCGTGAACAGGTACTTGATCGCCACGAGCGTCCCGGACGGCTCGTGCCGGGCCAGCACGACCGCACCGAACCCGCCCTCACCCAGCAGGTGCAGTTCGGTGTAGCCCGGTACCTCCCAGTCACGCGTTCCCACGCCACTCCGAGGTGAGTTTCGCCGCAGCGGTTCCCTCGATTCGTGGTTAGGGTTACTCGCTGGTCACACCGGACGTGCCAAGGAGGACCGATGCGCTCGCCGAAGGACTTCTTCGCGCCCCTCGCCGTGGGGGCGCCGGATCCCGTCCGGGAAATCCCGCCGCTGCCCTCGCGGATGATCCACTTCTTCGATCCGTCCAACGAGAAGATGGCCGCGAAGGTCCCCGACCTGGCGAAGAAGGTCGACGTCCTGCTCGGCAACCTCGAGGATGCGGTGCGCGCGGACCGCAAGGAGGCCGCGCGCCGGGGTCTGGTGGAGATCGCGAGGTCCACCGATTTCGGTTCGACGCAGCTGTGGACGCGGATCAACAGCCTCGACTCGCCGTGGGTGCTGGACGATCTGCTCACGCTGGTCACGGAGATCGGCGACAAGCTCGACGTGATCATGGTGCCGAAGGTCGAGGGCGCGCAGGACATCCACTACGTCGACCGGCTGCTCGCGCAGCTGGAGGCGCGGGCCGGCCTGACGCGGCCGCTGCTGGTGCACGCGATCCTGGAGACCGCCAGCGGTGTCGCGAACGTCGAGGAGATCGCCGGGGCCAGCCCGCGGATGCAGGGCATCTCGCTCGGCCCGGCGGACCTCGCCGCGAGCCGCCGCATGAAGACGACGCGCGTCGGCGGCGGGCACCCCGGTTACCTGGTGCGCACCGATCCGGTCGGCGATGACCTGAACGAGGGGCGCACGACCTACCAGCAGGACCTGTGGCACTACACGGTCGCGCGGATGGTCGACGCGTGCGCGATGCACGGCATCCTGCCCTACTACGGGCCGTTCGGGGACATCCGCGACGTGGTGGCCTGCGAGGACCAGTTCCGCAACGCGTTCCTGCTCGGCTGCGTCGGGACGTGGACGCTGCACCCGGTCCAGGTCGACATCGCGCGGCGGGTGTTCTCGCCGGAGCCTTCGGACGTGGCGTGGGCGCGGAAGGTGATCGCCGCGATGGGCGACGGCACCGGCGCGGTCATGATCGACGGGAAGATGCAGGACGACGCCTCGGTCAAGCAGTGCCGGGTGGTGGCGGAGCTGGCGGACCGGCTGGCGGAGCGCGACCCGGAGCTGAAACAGGCGTACGACGAGGCGACGGAGGAAGCGCTGGCATGAGTGAGGTCAAGCCACGACGATCGGTGCTGTACATGCCCGGCGCGAACGAGCGGGCGCTGGAGAAGGCGAAGACGTTGCCCGCGGACGCGCTGATCCTGGACCTGGAGGACGCGGTCGCTCCCGACGCGAAGGAGGCGGCGCGGGAGCGGGTGTGCGCGGCGGCCGCTTCGGGTGCCTATGGCGACCGCGAAGTCACCATCCGGGTCAACGGACTGGACACCGAGTGGCACGACGCGGACCTGCGGGCGGCGGCCCAGGCCGGCCCGGCCGCGGTGGTGGTGCCGAAGGTCGACTCGGCGACCGACGTGCACAACATCGAACGCGCACTGGAACTCGGCGGCGCGCCCGAGAAGACAAAGATCTGGGCGATGGTCGAGACCCCCGTCGCGATGCTGCACGCGGAGGAGATCGCGGCGGCGAGCGAGCGCCTGACGGTGCTCGTGATGGGCACGAACGACCTGGCGAAGGAGTTGCACGCCGAGTTCGTCCCCGGCCGCGCCCCGCTGCTCGGCGGACTGTCGTTGTGCCTGCTCGCCGCGCGGGCCACGGGCAAGGTCATCCTGGACGGCGTCTACAACGACGTGCAGGATCTGGCCGGCTTCGAGGCGGAATGCCGTCAGGGACGGGAATTCGGGTTCGACGGCAAGACGTTGATCCACCCCGGACAGATCGAACCGTGCAACCGCGCGTTCGCCCCGTCCGAGGGCGAGGTGGCGCAGGCTCGGAAGATCATCGGTGCGTTCGAGGAAGCCAAGGCCGCGGGACGCGGTGTGGTGACGGTGGACGGGCGGATGATCGAGAACCTGCACGTGGACAACGCGCGGCGGATCCTGGCCCTGGCGGACGCGATCGCGGGACGACGCTAGTCCTCTTTGGACTCGAACAGACCGGCGGCCCGGCACGAAACGGGACCCACCTCTCGGTCATCCAGCTGGTTTCAGGGCAGTTCGCTGGCGCACGCCGCTAAAACCCCGGCTCCTCGTGGAGCCAGTCCAAAGCTTTGCGCGCCGCGTTCGACACCGCTCTGTCCGGGTGCGCCACGACGACGCATTCGAGCACTTCGCGGGTGCTGGGATGGCCGCAGATCGTGGCGCCTGCCAGGAACAGCAGCTGGTCCGGGCGCGGTTGGGAGGCGAAGTCGGCCAGGGCCTTTTCCCGGCCCTCCGCCCGGATGCCGGCCGCGAGGACATCGACCTTGCTGTAGGTGCGGTCGCGGCCGGTGACCTCGGTGCGGTCGATCAGGCCCGCGTCGAACAACCAGGCCATGGCCGCCGGGCCCGCCGCCGAGTGGTCACGCAACGCCGCGATCGCCGCGACGCCGTCGCCGCCCAGGCGGGCCAGCAGACGGAACGTGAGCATCCGGTGCTCGAAATCGTCCGTGCGGCGGGCCAGCGTGGACAGTTCCGCGATCGCCCGTTCCGGCTCCCGCGACCGCAACCACGTCCGTGCGCCGTCGTCGAGGACCTGCGGGTCCAGCGGGGCCAGGCGCGCGAACAGGACCTCCGCCGTCTCACCCGACAGGTCCGTCACCGTCAGCACCGCCTCGCCCTCGGCGACGCGCACCTCGTACGCGGCCTGCACACCCAGGGGCAGCAGTTGGACGACCTGGCGTTCCTCCTCGGGCACGTCGTCGAGGTAGTCCACGCCCGCGAAGTCGAGCAGGTCCTCCACGTGTTCCTCGCCCGCAGGGAAGATCTCCACCAAGCCGTACTCCGCCAGCCGGTGCACGACGCGCAGGATCGTGCCGCCGTCACCGCCCAGCATCTCCACCAGCATCGGGATCGTCGCCGGCTCCGTCGCCAGCTCGGTGACCATCTCCGCGGCCAGCGGATTCCCCAGCACCGACACGACCGCGGCCCGCCACAGCTCCACCGGGTCGGCCAGCAGCCGCGCCGCCTTCTTCACCCGCACCAGCCGTCCGCGGTACACCCGCACCACCCCGGCGCGCTTCGCCATCGACACGAACTCCGCGGGCGCGCTCACCTCCGCCAGGTCACGCCCGTCGCCGACCCACTCCACGAACCGGCGCAGCTGCGGCACCACCGCCGTGACCTCGGCCTCCGCCGTCAACCGCTCCGGCGACGCGAGCGGGAACACCGGTGACGGCGCGGCCACCTCGGCGTCCGGGTCGCCCTGGTAGTGGCGGTAGGCCAGATCGTGCAGCAGGTCCTGGTCCACCTCGACCTCGCCGCGGCGGACCCGGTCGATGAACGCCTGCGCGGCGACCTCGTTGAGCGGATCGATGCCGTGCTCGGCCATCGCGACCGCCCAGAACTTGGCCAGCCCGAAGTTCGACGGCTCGTTCATCGCCGCGTCGAACCGGTCCGCGATCGCCGTCAGGTACGACCGCAGCACCACCGGTTCCTCGCTGCGCTCGTCCAGCAGGTCGGCGTCGTCGAAGAAGTCCATCAGCGCCTCGACGGTGGACAGCACCGCCGACGAATGCGGGTCGAGCAGCACGACCTTGCGGGGGAACCACACGAGCAGCGCGTTGCGGAGGACATCGCGGCTCCAGCGGCCGAGCAGCCCGTCCCGTTCGAAGCGGAAGTCGAGCATGGCACCGGCGACAACCGGGTCCACGACCCGTTGCCGCATCTGCGACCAGGCGTCCAGCTCCACGAGCAGCCGCTGCCGGGCGTCGATGAACTCTTCCTCGTCCGCTCCGGTGTACACCATCCGCATGACCCGATGGTCCCGCAGATGACGCGTCTTCACACCCCCGGAGACCGCTGCGGACCGCGAATTCCTTCGAATGCTGCAGCCATCCGGAGCACTCCGAGGTCGTCGAAGCGCCGTCCGGCGATCTGCAGCCCGACCGGCTGTCCCTCACTCGTATAACCGCAGTTCAACGACACCGCGGGCTGCCCCGACATGTTGTAGGGCACGGTGAAGGCGATGTGCTCGAACGGCCGCGCCGGATCGTTCGTGGGCGAGGCCCACCCGGCGGGCGGCGCCGACACCGGACAAGTCGGGGACAGCACGAAGTCGTACGGCTCGATGGCCTGCATCGCAGCAATGCTGATCGCATCCATCTGGGCGAATCCGCGGTAGGTCGCGACGCCGGAGACCTCCGCGCCACCCTGTGCCCAGGCGGCGATGTAGGGCAGCACGAGGGCCTGCCGTTCCGGCGGCAGCGCGCTGATGTCGCACCACGCCCGCACGCGCCAGAAATCGTCGAGACCGTCCAGCATTTCCCTGGTCAGGAAGGGTTCGACCGGTGCCACGACGGCCCCGGCTGCCTCGAACCGGCTCGCCGCGTCGAGCACCGCGGCCCGGATGTCCTCCTCCACCGGCAGGCCCGCCCCGGCGTCCAGCTGGACGCCCAGGCGCAGGCCGGAGACGTCGAAATCCAACTGTGACCAGGCGATTTCCGCCGGCGGGAGGCTCAGGTGGTCCCGGCTGTCCGGTGCGGACAGGACGCCCACCAGCGCCGCGGCGTCCGCGACTGTCCGCGTCATCGGCCCGGCGACCCGGCCGGGGAACGGCGGGTGCACCGGAACGCGCCCGAAGCTCGGCTTGAGCCCGACCAGGCCGCACCACCCGGCCGGCAGCCGGATGGACCCGCCGATGTCGGTGCCGACGTGCAGCGGCCCGTACCCGGCGGCGGCCGCCGCGGCCGCGCCCGCGCTCGACCCGCCGGGGGTCCGCGAGAGGTCCCACGGATTGCGGCTCGCGGTGTGGAAACTCGACAACCCCGAGGTCAGCATCCCGTAGTCGGGCATCGTGGTCTTGCCGAGCAGCACCGCACCGGCCTCCCGCACCCGCGCGGCGGCGGGCGCGTCGGCCGCCGCCGGGACCAGTTCGGTGGCCGCGGTGCCCAGCGGCACCGGTGTGCCCCTGGTCGCGATGTTCTCCTTGAGCGTGATCGGCACCCCGTCGAGCGGGCCCGCCTCCCCCGCGCTCCACCGCTGCTCGGACGCCTTGGCCGCATCGCGTGCCTGCTCCGGGTCGGGGGCGTAGAGCGCGTGCAGCGACGGCTCCAGCGCGTCGATCCGGTCCAGCACCGCCTCGGTGACCTCGACCGGGGACAGCGTCCCGGCGCGGTAGGCGGTGAGCAGGTCGGTCGCGGACAGACCGGTCAACTCCACGTGCGGTCCCCTCTCATTCCGGCGGTGTGTAGCGGCCGTCGACCGCGGTCCAGCCACCGTCGACGGCCAGTACCGCCCCGGTGACGAAGCTCGCGGCTTCGGAGGCCAGGTAGACGACGGCTCCGGCCAGTTCGGGCGCCTTCGCCCAGCGGCCCAGCGCGCTCTTGCCCGCGTAGGCGGCGTACCAGTCGGGGCTGGCCTTGATCTGCTCGGTCAGCGGCGTCTCGACCACGCCGGGCGCGATCGCGTTGACTCGCACGCCGGAGGGCCCGAACTCCGCGGCCGCGGTGCGGAACAGCTGCACCAGACCGGCCTTCGTCGCGGCGTAGGGCCCCTGACCCGGTTCGACGGTGGTGCCGCGGATCGAGGAGAACCCGATGATGCTGCCGCGCCCGCGCTCGACCATGCCCGCGCCGAAGGCACGGACCACGTCGAAGGTGGCCCCCAGGTTCAGGGCGACAACCCGGTCGAACTCGTCGCGCCGGTAGTCGAGCAGGCGTTTGCGCACGTTGGTGGCCGCGGTCAGCACGACCACGTCGACTTCGCCCAGCTCGGCCGCGGCCCGTTCCACCGCACCGGCTTCGAGCACGTCGATCTCGTAGGACTCGCCGATCCCCCGCGCCGTCTCCGCCGCCGCTTCGCCGTCGCGGTCCGCGCAGACCACCTCGGCGCCGTGCGCGGCCAGCGCGAGCGCCGACTCGCGGCCGATCCCGCTGCCCGCGCCGAGCACCACCGCCCGCTTCCCGTCCAGCCGGAACAACTTCTCGTAGTTCACGCGCGGATCACCGCCATCCTGGTCACGGTCAGCTCGTCGATCGCGAACCGCGGGCCCTCGCGGCCGATGCCGGAGTCCTTCACACCGCCGTAGGGCATGGTGTCCGACCGGAACCCGGGCACCTCGTTCACCACCACGCCACCGACCTCCAGCTCGTCGATCGCCCGCATCGCCGTCCGCAGCGAGGTGGTGAACACGCTCGCGTGCAACCCGTACCGGGACGCGTTGACCTGATCGAACGCTTCGTCCACATCGGACACGCGGCGCAGGCACACGACCGGGCCGAAGATCTCCTCCTCCCAGCAGTCCGCGCCGTCGGGCACATCGGTGAGCACGGTCGGCCGGATGATGCCGTCGACGAGCTCGCCACCCGCGGCCACCGTCGCACCCGACGCCGAGATCCAGTCGAGGACCCGGCGGGTGGATCGTTCGTCGATCAACGCGGACACCCTGGTCCTTTCGTCACGCGGATCACCGGTGACCACCTCGGGCAGCCGCGCCAACAGCCGTCGCGTGAACTCCACCGCCACCGAATCGACGACCAGCAGCCGCTGCACCGAGATGCACGCCTGGCCGGACGCGTAGAACCCGCCACGCAGCACCGCGTCCGCCGCCGCGTCGAGATCGGCGTCCTCCGCGACCACCAGCGCGGCGTTCGACCCCAGCTCCAGCAACGTCTTGCGCGGCGCGGCATCGCGCGCGATCCGGTGCCCGACCGCCGCCGAGCCGGTGAACGACACCGCGCCGACCCGCTTGTCCGTCACCAGGGCGGACCCGACCCCGGCGTCCCCGGTGACCAGCTGGACCATCGACAGCGGCGCCCCCGCGGCCGCCGCGGCCTCGCGCACGAGGTGCACCAGCCACAGCGTCGCGAGCGGAGTCTGCGGTGCCGGTTTGACGATCACCGGGCAGCCCGCCGCGATCGCCGGCGCGATCTTGTGCGAGGCGAGCAGCAGCGGGTAGTTGAACCCGGCGATACCGACCACCACGCCGATCGGCTTGCGCACCCAGAACCCGGTCAGACCCTCACCGGAGGGCAACAGGTCCAGCGGCACCGTCTCGCCGTGCAGGCGGGCGACCTCCTCGGCCGCGGCCTGCCAGGTCACGAGTGTGCGGGCGACCTCGACGCGGCAGTCGACGAGCGGTTTGCCGGTCTCCACGACCAGCAGTCCCTCCAGCTCGTCGCGCCATTCGACCAGCGACCGGTGCACGCCCGTCAGCACGTCGCGGCGCACGTGCGACGGCAGTTTCGCCACCTCGCGGGCCACCGCGGCCGCCTCGTCGACCGCCCGGCGCGCCAGCTCCGGGGTGCCGACCGGGGCCTGCGCGACCACGCAGCCGTCGAACGGGAACCGGATCTCCACCGTGTCCGAAGTGGACACCCACTCCGGGCCGACCGGGAGCCCGTCGGGATAGGGGTCGAACATCATCGTCCTCCCTGCAGCCTGGCCAGTTCCGCACGCAGGTTCGGCGCCGCGGCGATGAGTTCCCGCGTGTAGGGGTGCCGAGGATCGTCGTAGACCTGGTCCACCGCGCCCAGCTCGACCAGCTCTCCGTGACGCATCACCGCGACCGTGTCACAGACCCGTCGTACCACGGCGAGGTCGTGTGAGACGAACACCAGCGTCAGCTCGAACCGGCCGGTCAGCTCGGCGAGGAGGTCGAGGACCTGCTTGCGCACCGACACGTCCAGCGCGCTGACCGGCTCGTCCGCGACCAGTACCCGCGGACGCGGCGCGAGCGCGCGGGCGATCGAGATGCGCTGCCGCTGCCCGCCGGAGAACTGGTGCGGATACCGGCCTGCCGCGTCCTCCGGAAGGCCGACCGCGGTCAGCAGCTCCGCGACGCGGCCGGGATCGCGGCGGCCGAGCGGTTCGCAGATGATGTCCCGCACGCGCATCCGCGGGTCGAGCGAGCCCATCGGGTCCTGGAACACCACCTGCAGCGCCGAGCGCAGGAACCCCAGCTTGCGGTCGGGCAGGCCGTCGACGCGCCTGCCCTCGAAGTGGATCTCGCCGGAGGTGGGCCGGTCCAGCCCGGCCAGCAGCCGCACGAGCGTGGACTTGCCCGAACCGGACTCGCCGACGATCCCGAACCGCTGCCCGGCCTCGATGTTCAGCGACACCCCGCGCAGGGCGTGCACCTCACGCGGCCGCCGGTAGGTGCGGTGGACGTCCCGCAACTCGATCACGCCGCCTCCAGGTCCGAAGCGGCCAGCAGCTTCTTCGTGTAGTCGTGCGAGGGCCGGGTGAGTACGTCCGAAGTGGACCCGTGTTCGACGATCCGTCCCTCGTGCATCACGAGCAC containing:
- a CDS encoding EthD domain-containing protein, with protein sequence MVITLKRRQGMTHEEFKHYQQTIHRPLLMSIPESDRYLRRFVVSYPVPAPRYPEPDYDSVVEAWFDTMADLESLYFSDNFRQIVDPDHANFIDLSAFGRIICEEVVGAG
- a CDS encoding HpcH/HpaI aldolase/citrate lyase family protein translates to MRSPKDFFAPLAVGAPDPVREIPPLPSRMIHFFDPSNEKMAAKVPDLAKKVDVLLGNLEDAVRADRKEAARRGLVEIARSTDFGSTQLWTRINSLDSPWVLDDLLTLVTEIGDKLDVIMVPKVEGAQDIHYVDRLLAQLEARAGLTRPLLVHAILETASGVANVEEIAGASPRMQGISLGPADLAASRRMKTTRVGGGHPGYLVRTDPVGDDLNEGRTTYQQDLWHYTVARMVDACAMHGILPYYGPFGDIRDVVACEDQFRNAFLLGCVGTWTLHPVQVDIARRVFSPEPSDVAWARKVIAAMGDGTGAVMIDGKMQDDASVKQCRVVAELADRLAERDPELKQAYDEATEEALA
- a CDS encoding SDR family oxidoreductase, which produces MRVVIAGGHGKIARHLERLLASTGDEAVGIIRNADQAAALRDLSAEPVVLDLESAPVDEVTEVLRGADVAVFAAGAGPGSGAARKETVDLGAARLFADAAERAGVRRHVQIGSMGVDRADRPGTDEVFATYLRAKKAAEDDLRARDLDWTILRPGRLTDEPATGEVHLAESVDYGEIPREDVAAVLVALFEEPRAFRRTLELVAGNTPVEESVTRL
- a CDS encoding amidase, which translates into the protein MELTGLSATDLLTAYRAGTLSPVEVTEAVLDRIDALEPSLHALYAPDPEQARDAAKASEQRWSAGEAGPLDGVPITLKENIATRGTPVPLGTAATELVPAAADAPAAARVREAGAVLLGKTTMPDYGMLTSGLSSFHTASRNPWDLSRTPGGSSAGAAAAAAAGYGPLHVGTDIGGSIRLPAGWCGLVGLKPSFGRVPVHPPFPGRVAGPMTRTVADAAALVGVLSAPDSRDHLSLPPAEIAWSQLDFDVSGLRLGVQLDAGAGLPVEEDIRAAVLDAASRFEAAGAVVAPVEPFLTREMLDGLDDFWRVRAWCDISALPPERQALVLPYIAAWAQGGAEVSGVATYRGFAQMDAISIAAMQAIEPYDFVLSPTCPVSAPPAGWASPTNDPARPFEHIAFTVPYNMSGQPAVSLNCGYTSEGQPVGLQIAGRRFDDLGVLRMAAAFEGIRGPQRSPGV
- a CDS encoding serine/threonine-protein kinase, which codes for MGTRDWEVPGYTELHLLGEGGFGAVVLARHEPSGTLVAIKYLFTRYLGDPARLAAFRREAEFLSRVDSPHVTRLYEFHEGPRGVAIVMEAIPGVPLREVLRRDGVLPPEAALAVLKGSLLGLAHAHRAGVVHRDYKPENVLVGPGRESKLVDFGIAVLAGTAGLPVGTPAYMAPEQWHGAPATSATDVYAATCVFFQSVTGRRPFEGATADDLRDLHENAPVPVDMLPEPVRRLVARGMAKDAAARPSAAAEFVAELETAAVAGYGPDWEERGRGRLAQRAGALLALSPLALFGAGTAAAPGAAGGLAAAGTGLSVGAKIGAALVAVAVGVGAVVGTIAVIGDGGATPPVGAAPTAEQEAVQVSLLTRTEAADGFHVDARYAHASGLSDPALQEKVNAALAKPLDDFTDYVRAGLLNSTEDPVVTNDATINRQDERLVSVRYDLMVESSQFGNHGGYTTMLLTVDLTTGDMVTAADVFEGVADDQNAMSVLESRILARSPGGYCDGGEPFGGERTPLAPSDLQPWGILDVPALQLGFRADGVVFGLATDARNYPMACGYREVVVPYDEIDDLMSVAGRELLP
- a CDS encoding aldehyde dehydrogenase family protein, whose protein sequence is MFDPYPDGLPVGPEWVSTSDTVEIRFPFDGCVVAQAPVGTPELARRAVDEAAAVAREVAKLPSHVRRDVLTGVHRSLVEWRDELEGLLVVETGKPLVDCRVEVARTLVTWQAAAEEVARLHGETVPLDLLPSGEGLTGFWVRKPIGVVVGIAGFNYPLLLASHKIAPAIAAGCPVIVKPAPQTPLATLWLVHLVREAAAAAGAPLSMVQLVTGDAGVGSALVTDKRVGAVSFTGSAAVGHRIARDAAPRKTLLELGSNAALVVAEDADLDAAADAVLRGGFYASGQACISVQRLLVVDSVAVEFTRRLLARLPEVVTGDPRDERTRVSALIDERSTRRVLDWISASGATVAAGGELVDGIIRPTVLTDVPDGADCWEEEIFGPVVCLRRVSDVDEAFDQVNASRYGLHASVFTTSLRTAMRAIDELEVGGVVVNEVPGFRSDTMPYGGVKDSGIGREGPRFAIDELTVTRMAVIRA
- a CDS encoding SDR family NAD(P)-dependent oxidoreductase; translation: MNYEKLFRLDGKRAVVLGAGSGIGRESALALAAHGAEVVCADRDGEAAAETARGIGESYEIDVLEAGAVERAAAELGEVDVVVLTAATNVRKRLLDYRRDEFDRVVALNLGATFDVVRAFGAGMVERGRGSIIGFSSIRGTTVEPGQGPYAATKAGLVQLFRTAAAEFGPSGVRVNAIAPGVVETPLTEQIKASPDWYAAYAGKSALGRWAKAPELAGAVVYLASEAASFVTGAVLAVDGGWTAVDGRYTPPE
- a CDS encoding HpcH/HpaI aldolase/citrate lyase family protein, which produces MSEVKPRRSVLYMPGANERALEKAKTLPADALILDLEDAVAPDAKEAARERVCAAAASGAYGDREVTIRVNGLDTEWHDADLRAAAQAGPAAVVVPKVDSATDVHNIERALELGGAPEKTKIWAMVETPVAMLHAEEIAAASERLTVLVMGTNDLAKELHAEFVPGRAPLLGGLSLCLLAARATGKVILDGVYNDVQDLAGFEAECRQGREFGFDGKTLIHPGQIEPCNRAFAPSEGEVAQARKIIGAFEEAKAAGRGVVTVDGRMIENLHVDNARRILALADAIAGRR